A region from the Aegilops tauschii subsp. strangulata cultivar AL8/78 chromosome 5, Aet v6.0, whole genome shotgun sequence genome encodes:
- the LOC109746933 gene encoding uncharacterized protein, with translation MESPPHKLNVGRDEDRISALTDDLLVGILERLDLREAVRASALSSRWRHLPYRLSRLHLEVGHFQGATPLEVMDAFTGAAQRLLSLVVPLAEGEGGSAAIIPIKALVLSFYMSPPHLSAIGRTVEDAVSYGKTEYLEFSISLPRGSNASLLAEFGQQFMSFSQAYPVAFWWLTRLTLKNLVFGHSDVTELINACNKLKHLTLSSCRLVDQRSALRIDTPCSGLRRLDCIRFRCERIELISVPELRTVLCCSRHYENPPVRFGDVPQLCHVNLGYLAKVSQAPFMLSECLSRSSRNLSKLNLNFFSQTIWIQPEQPKRLTAIFRNLTDMYLFGIFPECDLSWTLFILEAAPALRNFKLSRTRHACGKKLYDTAEKTNVVWEPSKDLKHLNLKLLMMLGFEEEVKVTNYIRLVMAHVVRLKRIELHGEDPCKECNAIDPRRSQVDEASRRQIKERLTLESSLSAKIIIC, from the exons ATGGAGTCGCCGCCGCACAAGCTCAATGTCGGCCGGGACGAGGACCGAATCAGCGCGCTCACCGACGACCTCCTCGTCGGAATCCTCGAGCGCCTCGACCTGCGCGAGGCGGTCCGCGCCAGTGCACTCTCGTCGCGGTGGCGTCACCTCCCCTACCGGCTATCGCGCCTGCACCTCGAGGTCGGTCACTTCCAAGGCGCCACGCCGCTCGAGGTCATGGACGCTTTCACGGGCGCGGCACAGAGGTTGCTCTCTCTGGTGGTTCCTCTGGCCGAGGGCGAGGGCGGCAGTGCTGCCATCATTCCCATCAAAGCCCTCGTCCTCAGCTTTTACATGTCACCCCCTCACCTGAGCGCCATAGGCCGCACCGTCGAGGACGCTGTGAGCTACGGCAAGACCGAATACCTTGAGTTCTCCATATCCCTGCCGCGAGGGAGCAACGCCAGCCTGCTTGCTGAATTCGGGCAGCAGTTCATGTCCTTCTCCCAGGCCTACCCGGTCGCCTTCTGGTGGCTCACGAGGCTTACACTCAAGAACCTTGTGTTTGGACATTCCGACGTCACGGAACTTATTAacgcttgcaataagctcaagcACCTCACCCTGAGTTCCTGCAGACTGGTTGATCAGCGGTCGGCGCTCAGGATTGATACCCCATGCTCGGGGCTTCGGAGGCTCGACTGCATCCGTTTTCGTTGTGAACGGATCGAACTCATCTCCGTCCCCGAGCTCAGGACAGTACTGTGCTGTTCTCGGCACTACGAGAACCCTCCAGTGCGCTTCGGCGACGTTCCCCAGCTTTGCCATGTGAACCTTGGTTATCTTGCCAAGGTGTCGCAAGCGCCATTCATGTTGAGTGAGTGCCTTTCAAGGAGTTCCAGGAATCTGTCAAAACTGAATCTCAATTTCTTCAGCCAAACG ATTTGGATTCAGCCGGAGCAGCCGAAGCGGCTCACTGCTATATTCAGAAACCTGACCGACATGTATCTTTTTGGTATCTTCCCTGAGTGTGATCTGAGCTGGACCCTGTTTATCCTAGAAGCTGCACCTGCCCTACGGAATTTCAAG TTATCTCGAACTCGACATGCATGTGGCAAAAAGCTTTACGATACTGCCGAAAAGACGAATGTGGTGTGGGAGCCATCGAAGGATCTGAAGCATCTGAACTTGAAGTTGCTGATGATGTTAGGGTTCGAGGAGGAGGTCAAGGTGACAAACTATATAAGGCTAGTCATGGCACATGTTGTGAGGTTGAAGAGAATCGAGCTTCATGGTGAGGACCCATGCAAGGAGTGCAATGCCATTGACCCGAGGAGATCCCAGGTGGATGAAGCTAGCAGGCGTCAGATTAAGGAGCGACTCACACTTGAATCTTCCTTGTCTGCGAAGATAATAATTTGTTGA